A window of the Salarias fasciatus chromosome 7, fSalaFa1.1, whole genome shotgun sequence genome harbors these coding sequences:
- the itga11b gene encoding integrin alpha-11 — protein MDYQHLLLLLWTCSLLPDLQHGFSFDTKKFKIFSGSKDAQFGYTVQQHEAGGQQWLLVGAPFEATGKQQTGDVYKCPLDTGDSATCARLNLGRVSPENVSERKDGMRLGLTLTSNPRDSSFVACGPLWSHECGSSLYSTGICSRVGRNFRHSNIIAPALQRCETFMDIVIVLDGSNSIYPWYEVQDFLINVLQKFYMGPGQTQVGVVQYGSTVVHEFSLGEYQTVEDVVEAARSISQRGGEETRTALGINVARTEAFRRGGRPGAQKVMIVITDGESHDSPQLVQAVTDSELDNITMYAIAVLGYYNRRGINPEAFLKEIKFIASDPDETHFFNVTDESALKDIVDALGERIFSLEGVHSQGCRFGLQMAQAGFSSHFVKDGVLLGAVGAYDWNGAVLKQTRQGKVVPPESSYQDEFPDELKDHAAYLGYSVGSIISPRGSQLYVAGAPRFNHTGKVIVFTMKNTGDLTVLQALLGEQIGSYFGSVLLSMDIDGDEKTDCLLVAAPMYYSQGWERGKVYVYSVSSQTSFVLQGALEITDQSQNSRLGSALAQIPDMNGDGFRELAVGAPLEDDHQGAVYIFFGRGKAIQPQHRQRLSAADASAGLQYFGQSVHGVLDVNGDGLVDLAVGALGAAVVVWSRPVVWIQANLTFEPEKVNMFNKDCQRGGKEATCMSAIVCLTLASSARSTGVWYSLVLDEKRFPPRAVLDEPHRQQPRALLLQAGDSRCQRLGFTVQDNTDYGRPIAVAMETGLQNADGGPVLDPDWPTSLRTELLFWNGCEQEDDCQPDLVLSSSADLPDVRTFCGPGGTASGSVCSRLHSAGDATHVVESRRRRLMVFSRLQNAGDNAYGPAIHLSFSSNLLFSSVGVKGLSDIYIECDSEDRLAGQRLCNLSVPFMKSGAQVDFRLEFEFSRSVFLDHVQVVITASSQGQEKYLDDNTNDLFLPLKYQADLLFNRGSGPPGFRISPDMEESDAGSTSFSLTYSVLNLGMWPVQDIRFRADISAVTRRGNQLVNITDFSLQQGRPGVSGQEGAAHCVLPAWDPPGAVSPEDLSLLPQLNHSNSGAVALQCSMSLPPGAEVVLAVRGRLLLRALMAVSFRSLELLTAASIQLEPSSPAFLQEERPVWEIVLVLTKEEDHPVPMGIIAGSSVGGLVLLGLLVLPLWKFGFFNRRRREAADGPAANGKPVQQS, from the exons aTGGATTACcagcacctcctgctgctgctgtggacctgcagcctgctgccag atCTTCAGCATGGCTTCAGCTTTGACACTAAGAAGTTTAAGATATTCTCTGGATCTAAAGACGCCCAGTTTGGATACACGGTCCAGCAGCACGAAGCAGGAGGACAGCAGTG gctgctGGTCGGCGCGCCCTTCGAAGCCACCGGGAAGCAGCAGACGGGTGACGTGTACAAATGTCCTCTGGACACCGGGGACTCCGCCACCTGCGCCCGACTCAACCTGG GGAGAGTTTCCCCAGAAAACGTCTCTGAGAGGAAAGACGGGATGCGGCTGGGCCTGACGCTGACCTCTAACcccagagacagcagctttgtg GCCTGCGGTCCGCTCTGGTCTCACGAGTGTGGAAGTTCTCTGTACAGCACAGGGATCTGCTCCAGAGTGGGCCGGAACTTCAGACActccaacatcatcgcccccgcCCTGCAGA GATGCGAGACGTTCATGGACATCGTGATCGTCCTGGACGGCTCCAACTCCATCTATCCCTGGTACGAGGTCCAGGACTTCCTCATAAACGTCCTGCAAAAGTTCTACATGGGTCCAGGTCAGACACAG GTGGGGGTGGTCCAGTACGGGTCCACAGTGGTCCATGAGTTCAGCCTGGGGGAGTACCAGACGGTGGAGGACGTGGTGGAGGCCGCGAGGAGCATCAGCCAGAGGGGTGGGGAGGAGACCCGGACGGCGCTGGGCATCAACGTAGCAAG gaCGGAGGCCTTCAGGCGCGGCGGCCGGCCCGGAGCCCAGAAGGTGATGATCGTGATCACGGACGGTGAATCTCACGACAGTCCTCAGCTGGTGCAGGCCGTCACCGACAGCGAGCTGGACAACATCACCATGTACGCCATCGCT GTTTTGGGGTATTACAACCGCAGGGGAATCAACCCCGAGGCGTTCCTGAAGGAAATCAAATTCATCGCCAGCGACCCTGACGAGACGCACTTCTTCAACGTGACGGACGAGTCCGCGCTGAAGGACATCGTGGACGCTCTGGGAGAGAGGATCTTCTCCCTGGAGG GTGTTCACTCTCAGGGCTGCCGGTTCGGGCTGCAGATGGCTCAGGCCGGATTCTCCTCGCATTTCGTCAAA GACGGAGTCCTGCTGGGAGCAGTGGGCGCCTACGACTGGAACGGCGCCGTGCTCAAACAGACCAGACAGGGGAAGGTGGTTCCCCCGGAGTCCTCCTACCAGGACGAGTTTCCCGACGAGCTGAAGGACCACGCTGCCTACCTGG GTTACTCTGTGGGCTCCATCATTTCACCCAGAGGCTCTCAGCTCTACGTAGCCGGAGCGCCGAGGTTCAACCACACCGGGAAGGTCATCGTCTTCACCATGAAAAACACCGGAGACCTGACCGTGCTGCAGGCGCTGCTGGGAGAgcag ATCGGGTCGTACTTTGGCAGCGTCTTGCTGTCGATGGACATAGACGGCGATGAGAAGACGGACTGCCTCCTGGTGGCAGCGCCCATGTACTACAGCCAGGGCTGGGAGAGAGGGAAGGTCTACGTCTACTCCGTCAGCTCACAG ACATCGttcgtcctgcagggggcgctggagATAACAGACCAATCTCAGAACTCCCGTCTGGGTTCTGCACTGGCTCAGATACCCGACATGAACGGGGACGGCTTCAGGGAGCTGGCGGTGGGAGCGCCGCTGGAAgatgaccaccagggggcggtcTACATATTCTTTGGCCGGGGTAAAGCTATTCAGCCACAACATAGACAG CGTCTGTCTGCAGCCGACGCCTCTGCAGGGCTGCAGTACTTCGGCCAGAGCGTTCACGGCGTTCTGGACGTGAACGGAGACGGGCTGGTGGACCTGGCAGTGGGAGCCCTGGGAGCTGCCGTCGTCGTCTG GTCGCGACCTGTGGTCTGGATTCAAGCCAACTTGACTTTTGAACCGGAGAAGGTCAACATGTTTAACAAGGACTGCCAGCGGGGAGGGAAGGAGGCCACCTGCATGTCCGCCATCGTCTGTCtgaccctggcctccagcgccaGGAGCACGG GTGTGTGGTACAGCCTGGTGCTGGACGAGAAGCGCTTCCCGCCGCGGGCGGTCCTGGACGAGCCGCACCGACAGCAGCCGcgagcgctgctgctgcaggccggGGACAGCCGGTGCCAACGGCTGGGCTTCACTGTGCAG GACAACACGGACTATGGGCGACCCATtgcggttgccatggagacggggcTGCAGAACGCAGACGGCGGACCGGTGCTGGACCCGGATTGGCCAACCAGCCTGAGGACCGAG ctcctcttctggAACGGCTGTGAGCAGGAGGACGACTGCCAGCCCGACCTGGTCCTCAGCAGCTCCGCCGACCTGCCGGACGTCCG GACGTTCTGCGGCCCGGGAGGAACGGCGTCCGGCTCCGTCTGCAGCCGTCTGCATTCCGCTGGGGACGCGACGCACGTGGTGGAGTCCCGGCGGAGGAGGCTGATGGTGTTCTCCCGCCTGCAGAACGCGGGCGACAACGCGTACGGCCCCGCCATCcacctctccttctcctccaacCTGCTCTTCTCCAGCGTCGGGGTCAAG GGCCTGTCAGACATCTACATTGAGTGTGACTCTGAAGACAGGCTGGCCGGCCAGAGGCTCTGCAACCTCAGCGTTCCCTTCATGAAGTCTGGAGCCCAG GTGGACTTCCGCCTGGAGTTTGAGTTCAGCCGCTCCGTCTTCCTGGATCACGTCCAGGTGGTGATCACAGccagcag tcaAGGACAGGAGAAATACCTGGATGACAACACCAACGATCTCTTCCTCCCTTTGAAATATCAGGCTGATCTGCTCTTcaacag AGGCTCGGGGCCCCCCGGGTTCCGGATCAGTCCGGACATGGAGGAGTCAGACGCCGGCTCCACCAGCTTCAGCCTCACCTACTCT GTCCTGAACCTGGGCATGTGGCCGGTGCAGGACATCCGGTTCCGGGCGGACATCAGCGCGGTGACGAGGAGGGGGAACCAGCTGGTGAACATCACCgacttcagcctgcagcag GGCAGGCCGGGCGTCTCCGGTCAGGAGGGGGCGGCCCACTGCGTCCTGCCTGCCTGGGACCCGCCGGGCGCCGTCTCTCCGGAGGACCTGTCCCTCCTGCCTCAGCTG AACCACAGCAACAGCGGCGCCGTGGCCCTGCAGTGCAGCATGAGCCTCCCCCCGGGAGCCGAGGTGGTGCTGGCGGTGCGAGGAAGACTGCTGCTGCGCGCTCTGATGGCC GTCAGCTTCAGGTCCCTGGAGCTCCTGACCGCCGCCTCCATCCAGCTGGAGCCGTCCAGCCCCGccttcctgcaggaggagcggccCGTGTGGGAG ATCGTCCTGGTCCTGACCAAGGAGGAGGACCACCCTGTTCCCATGGGGATCATAGCAGGGAGCTCAGTGGGAGGCCTGGTCCTGCTGGGCCTCCTGGTCCTGCCTCTGTggaag TTCGGCTTCTTCAACCGGCGGCGGAGAGAGGCAGCGGACGGCCCGGCGGCCAACGGGAAGCCAGTGCAGCAGTCGTAG